A region from the Triplophysa rosa linkage group LG4, Trosa_1v2, whole genome shotgun sequence genome encodes:
- the gpm6ab gene encoding glycoprotein M6Ab isoform X2 gives MGCSECCLKCLSGIPYASLIATILLYAGVALFCGCGHEALSGTVTILQTYFDVVRSPVDALDVFTMIDILKYVIYGVAAAFFVYGILLMVEGFFTTGAIRDLYGDFKITTCGRCVSSWFIMLTYIFLLAWLGITAFTSLPVFVYFNIWNTCQNVTFLGNTDMCFDLRQFGIVSINEEKKICTKDDNFIKMCESNELDLTFHLFVCALAGAGAAVIAMVHYLMVLSANWAYVKDACRMQKYEDIKSKEEQELHDIHSTRSKERLNAYT, from the exons GGTGCTCTGAATGCTGCCTTAAATGTCTGAGTGGGATACCCTACGCCTCTCTGATCGCAACCATCCTGCTGTACGCTGGGGTGGCGCTGTTCTGTGGATGTGGTCATGAGGCTCTTTCTGGCACCGTCACCATCCTGCAGACCTACTTTGATGTTGTACGGTCGCCCGTCGATGCCTTGGACGTCTTTACTAT gATTGACATCTTAAAGTATGTGATCTATGGAGTTGCAGCAGCCTTCTTTGTTTATGGTATTCTGCTGATGGTCGAGGGTTTTTTCACAACTGGGGCTATCCGGGACCTCTATGGAGACTTTAAGATCACCACCTGTGGGCGCTGTGTCAGCTCTTGG TTCATCATGCTTACCTATATCTTCCTGTTGGCTTGGCTGGGCATCACAGCCTTCACCTCTCTTCCAGTATTCGTGTATTTCAACATTTGGAACACCTGTCAGAATGTGACATTCCTAGGGAACACTGATATGTGCTTTGATCTGCGTCAGTTTG GAATTGTGTCTATCAATGAGGAGAAAAAAATCTGCACAAAGGATGATAACTTCATCAAGATGTGTGAATCTAATGAG CTGGACCTGACATTCCACTTGTTCGTTTGTGCACTTGCGGGGGCTGGAGCAGCCGTTATCGCCATG GTTCACTACCTGATGGTGCTGTCGGCTAACTGGGCTTACGTGAAGGACGCCTGCAGGATGCAGAAATACGAAGACATCAAGTCCAAGGAGGAACAGGAGCTTCACGATATCCACTCCACTCGCTCTAAAGAGCGTCTGAACGCGTACACATAA
- the gpm6ab gene encoding glycoprotein M6Ab isoform X1: MEENMEEGQTQKGCSECCLKCLSGIPYASLIATILLYAGVALFCGCGHEALSGTVTILQTYFDVVRSPVDALDVFTMIDILKYVIYGVAAAFFVYGILLMVEGFFTTGAIRDLYGDFKITTCGRCVSSWFIMLTYIFLLAWLGITAFTSLPVFVYFNIWNTCQNVTFLGNTDMCFDLRQFGIVSINEEKKICTKDDNFIKMCESNELDLTFHLFVCALAGAGAAVIAMVHYLMVLSANWAYVKDACRMQKYEDIKSKEEQELHDIHSTRSKERLNAYT; the protein is encoded by the exons GGTGCTCTGAATGCTGCCTTAAATGTCTGAGTGGGATACCCTACGCCTCTCTGATCGCAACCATCCTGCTGTACGCTGGGGTGGCGCTGTTCTGTGGATGTGGTCATGAGGCTCTTTCTGGCACCGTCACCATCCTGCAGACCTACTTTGATGTTGTACGGTCGCCCGTCGATGCCTTGGACGTCTTTACTAT gATTGACATCTTAAAGTATGTGATCTATGGAGTTGCAGCAGCCTTCTTTGTTTATGGTATTCTGCTGATGGTCGAGGGTTTTTTCACAACTGGGGCTATCCGGGACCTCTATGGAGACTTTAAGATCACCACCTGTGGGCGCTGTGTCAGCTCTTGG TTCATCATGCTTACCTATATCTTCCTGTTGGCTTGGCTGGGCATCACAGCCTTCACCTCTCTTCCAGTATTCGTGTATTTCAACATTTGGAACACCTGTCAGAATGTGACATTCCTAGGGAACACTGATATGTGCTTTGATCTGCGTCAGTTTG GAATTGTGTCTATCAATGAGGAGAAAAAAATCTGCACAAAGGATGATAACTTCATCAAGATGTGTGAATCTAATGAG CTGGACCTGACATTCCACTTGTTCGTTTGTGCACTTGCGGGGGCTGGAGCAGCCGTTATCGCCATG GTTCACTACCTGATGGTGCTGTCGGCTAACTGGGCTTACGTGAAGGACGCCTGCAGGATGCAGAAATACGAAGACATCAAGTCCAAGGAGGAACAGGAGCTTCACGATATCCACTCCACTCGCTCTAAAGAGCGTCTGAACGCGTACACATAA
- the gpm6ab gene encoding glycoprotein M6Ab isoform X3, producing MEENMEEGQTQKGCSECCLKCLSGIPYASLIATILLYAGVALFCGCGHEALSGTVTILQTYFDVVRSPVDALDVFTMIDILKYVIYGVAAAFFVYGILLMVEGFFTTGAIRDLYGDFKITTCGRCVSSWFIMLTYIFLLAWLGITAFTSLPVFVYFNIWNTCQNVTFLGNTDMCFDLRQFGIVSINEEKKICTKDDNFIKMCESNELDLTFHLFVCALAGAGAAVIAMVMAVSVLIHNHVTLTSKNTGRYCTRF from the exons GGTGCTCTGAATGCTGCCTTAAATGTCTGAGTGGGATACCCTACGCCTCTCTGATCGCAACCATCCTGCTGTACGCTGGGGTGGCGCTGTTCTGTGGATGTGGTCATGAGGCTCTTTCTGGCACCGTCACCATCCTGCAGACCTACTTTGATGTTGTACGGTCGCCCGTCGATGCCTTGGACGTCTTTACTAT gATTGACATCTTAAAGTATGTGATCTATGGAGTTGCAGCAGCCTTCTTTGTTTATGGTATTCTGCTGATGGTCGAGGGTTTTTTCACAACTGGGGCTATCCGGGACCTCTATGGAGACTTTAAGATCACCACCTGTGGGCGCTGTGTCAGCTCTTGG TTCATCATGCTTACCTATATCTTCCTGTTGGCTTGGCTGGGCATCACAGCCTTCACCTCTCTTCCAGTATTCGTGTATTTCAACATTTGGAACACCTGTCAGAATGTGACATTCCTAGGGAACACTGATATGTGCTTTGATCTGCGTCAGTTTG GAATTGTGTCTATCAATGAGGAGAAAAAAATCTGCACAAAGGATGATAACTTCATCAAGATGTGTGAATCTAATGAG CTGGACCTGACATTCCACTTGTTCGTTTGTGCACTTGCGGGGGCTGGAGCAGCCGTTATCGCCATG GTGATGGCCGTATCTGTCCTCATCCATAACCACGTCACTCTGACGTCTAAGAACACAGGGAGGTACTGCACGCGCTTCTGA